A stretch of DNA from Dasypus novemcinctus isolate mDasNov1 chromosome 28, mDasNov1.1.hap2, whole genome shotgun sequence:
AGTAAGAGATGTGCAACTTCATTTGACCACATAGAGGCCATTACAGGGTTACTAACTGGCCCAATTTCAATTTAGTTTATCGGGGAACAATTGTCCAGTGGAGCAGTCAGGTCATGCATTTATAAAATTTGCCATCTTATGTGATCATGTTGttccccaaaacaattacaacagtaGTGCCAAAAAACACAGATAACCTaacatacataataataaagtaaacatTTGAAATATTAGTATAACTAGCAAAATATGACACAGAGACAGAAACAAGTACATGCTTTTGGAAAAATGTTGCTGATGGACTTGCCCAATGCGGGGTTGCCGCTAACCTTCTATTTGtgaaaaaatgcaatatctgcaaAATGCGATGAAGCAAAGtacaataaaacaaatttaacttGTAGATTAGTGTGCCcttgtctttatattttcagtAAGGCAGTTGAACATATTGAATAACTTTACCCTctgattaattttgaaaaatatgctTTAATGTCTAGGTTATAAACTAAGAGAAACGGAGTGAGTATACAACTTCCAAAGAAAAGAGGCAATATCCagaatttgaaaaacaaatagaagatacaaaaaataaaaactaagtgCGATGTAATGAAGATTATGCATCAGATTGGTACATACAATCCCAAATATATGCATCATTATGTTGATCATAATTATATTATTGCTATTAATATCAAACAATGCATATATTAAATtggatatttttaaagagatattaCTAATACATAATTTGAATTAAAGTAGAAAAGTTTTTACCTCATTTTCATTACATTTCATATCATTTTAATCAATTAAACAATTAGCATaacagaaaatgaggaaaattaaaaagtttcTCATTAGTTCAGTTAATTAACtatttcagtaaatatacatgcacacaGTTATAATTTTAACAAAGTAACAAGCCTGGTGTTATAAATCATCAGCTTAAATATACTTCACAGTTAAACAaaatttgttgttattttaattcctGAATTTATACTTTTTCAATATTACTGCATATCAAACATAgtctagttttatatatatgcacatacatatgtacatggaaatgttaatatatgtatatatgtaaatataaataatttatgtgTCTTGTGGGAGctaaaaatgtgtttatattttggCATAATATTCAATGTATATTCATTAGGACAAAGTGATGCtgctgtttaaaatttttatgaatttacTACTTTACATCTGctttataatgtaaatatatagaaagctataagaaaatgtttcttaaagTTGAGGAAACATTATTAGGATACTTCAGAATCTAATAAGTTATTAACCGCACATTATGAACAAAAAACAGATacatgatttcttctttcaaatgGCTATTCCTCTACTGCTCCAAGGTTAACAAAAGTCTCAACTAAAATCTTATGCCCTTAAACTTAAAGAAATGAGGGTGCTTTCCCCAAAatttttcttgacaaaatccccAGTAGGAATGTTCAcataccaaacaaacaaacaaacaaaacacacacacacttccatcTACAGTATAAAAATCCATTAAATTTTCTATCAGTTAACCAGATTTTTCCAGATTCTCAAACACATCTctaaaaaacagcaaaaatatctttttcaCATTCTTGTTTGATCTACTTCAGTTCTATGTGGACATTTCTAcactataatattttaaagataccaaTCTCTCTTTTTAGCAGCATATTTCAAATGACTACCATCTCTCTaagtacataaaatttaaaaatcataacttgTCCCCAATGATTCTACTCTCTGATTCTGAATCTGTATTCAGTTTTCCCAACATGCTACTTCATTATTCCATGGGGatgttttcttttaagtattCTGAATCACCACCCACCCCACACACAATCTCTTCCTTTATTATGTAACTTTTGCAACAATTTCATGTGCAgtgaattttttgaaaaatatactaTATCAGGTAAAAACTTACATACTCCAACATGTACTTAAATAGtaattgcataatatttcattttcaactgTTATCATTTACTGTTTATTCTTGTGGCAAGTGCAACTTTCCCTGCACTTGCAGTGTGACTTTTCATAATAGTTCTTATGATAGACTGGAAGATGTGTAAATCATAACTGAACATTGTACAGAAACATACACTTGTATATTTCTGATAAGATGGGGAATTCTGCATGCCTTACTTGACAGAGTGGAGCCTGAAAACACTGGGGTCACGAAACATGAGAATAAATGGGCTGAGAGCTGGGAAACATGAATTTATAAGTGCAGAGGTGTTTACCAGCCACCAACTAGgattatttaaaagaatgatacaAACATGAAATATGCAGGAGAGGGTATAAAAAGTTACAAAAGTGCTCACTAATACAAGGATGGTGTGGGTAGCTCTGGACTCAGGGGAGGATCTGGGGGAGACATTTTTCCTATGAATATATTGGACCCTCTGCTTGTGCCTGTACAAGATGTAAACCATGGAGCCATTGGCCCAGAGCATGAGCCCCAGACATAAAGCATCAGGGACTGATAACAACACTGCATAGAGTGAGTCTGAGATTTTGTCATGACGTACAGAAGTACAATatccaaaattttttttgtttgtggtGTTTTTGGTGCTCTGACTGCCTGTCATAtacataacaaaaataatatttaccaGCATGTAGACAATCCagcacaggaaaagggaaaagccaATATACTTTGAGGCTTTTAATTTCAACTCTGCCCACCTGGCATTCCTGGGACTGACCATGATGGCTTGGAAGATACTCAAGAGACAGGTGGTTCCAATGGACACCCCCCTGCCCAATCTGTGAAGATAGAAAACAACTTTGCATATGAaatcattgaacaaatatttcaaaCCAAATGCTGCCATTGATTGTGGTATTCCTTTACAGAGAAGGATCAATGAGTTGGCTACTATCAGGTGCTTGATAATCAAATCTATGGACCTTAATCTGCACCCAGTGAAGGAAAGGAAGatataatggtaaaaaaaagagaaattcccCAGCATTCCAAATATGGTTAGTAATAAGACTATCACTCCCATTGCCAAATCCCTGGAGGTCATTCTGTTTATTTCAGAGCCAGAAGATACTGCAGTGGGAACACAACACATGGGCTAAATTTATCATGTCAATTAAAAAGAAGATTCTCCACTTACCATTAGATTACACTTAAAGACatattagtttttctttcattaagaGATTTCTAAGCATTGAATAAATAATCATTAAAGAGAAATTACCATGTATGTACCATTGCTATCAAGTCTACATATAGTaacttctgttttcttcacaaatcCATGATACAGACACTGATATTTTAATCATAAAGTTGAGGATAATTTAGGTACAAAGAAGTTAAATGATTTGTCAAAATTTACACCCTAGGTAGATTTAACAACACATGCTATACTAAGGAAGATACCTAGCTATATTATTCAAATAATCTGTCTATATTTTGTTCTCATCTGctgtcatttcattttaaattgattttattttattttaaagttttccagGTAGGTGTAAAAGTTATTACATAGCCCAATATCAAATATGAATAATCATTTTGATCACAGTAAAATGTAGATGCCCTGATTGCAGCATATTACTACATAAACCTATCCTATGACAAGAAGGATTTAGTAAATACAAGATAAATTCTGTTTTAGGATGGCAACAGAAAGATAACTTTGCCTTTATAATGGGAATAAATGTATAATGACATCTCTCACTGGATGTATTTAACAACATTAGGCCATGCTCTAAAATGAGGGACATGAGATACTAAAGCATAATGAAATACTAGGAATTGAAATGAAATCATTACTAATTTTGAATCATATTTACCTATTAATATCTAAATTGAGTTTGCAATAAGATGAGATTTGTGAAAGATATTAAAGTACAGGATGTATGAGAAATAGAGTCTGTAAACTGTGAAATCTTTTGTACTGTTTAAATAGAAATGCTAAAACCTATATTTGATAGTATGTTTTTAAACcatagaaaatacagaaagataCATTTGAGCCTGACAGACTCTTTCTGAAAGGCATACTAATAGAATTGCATCATCCTtaattgttcattccctaatatCAAGGGGCAAAACAGTCTTACCATAATCAATAGACCACAGTTTTCAGTAATGTCACATTTACTGTCTCCATGAAGCAATTCATAACCCCTGacttaaagaaaacatttcttttccatCAGCTGCTGTTCAGATACACAATTTCTGCACAGGATTGGATGATTCCTGTTGATACATCCTTTTCATTATTACAAACATGGATGTATTACATGCACACCTATATTAATCCTGAAAATTTTCTCTATGATTCCTGTAAGGTGGACTGACTAAACAGCAGATTAAtttcagaactccattccttaaTCATTCTAAAGATCAGAGTTTTCATTATCACTTGGACTAAACACTAACAATTACCATCAATGAGGAATTAACCAAATTACACTAGGAAACACCAGGGATTGGTATTGGATCTAGGACCCACATTTTTCTTTACCTGCTTTGCTTATACCTCAGAAATTATTCTTCTcatctgtgtattttttattctggAACAGTTTCAAACCCTGaagaattcatttttataatattatcaCTTTTCCTGACTATCGATAGACCTCTTTCTCTTATGATTTTGCATTTCCCATTGATATAGGAAATACTTACCCAGCTTCTCACTCCCGATACTCTGGTCCCTGTGAGTTGGTTATAATTGCAAATATGTGTGTGGTAGAGGGGAAATAAGATCCTGAAATAGGGTTTTGTGATTTGTGACCTCACCTCCCTGCAGAACAATTATAATATTACTTGTATTGTGAGAGTGCCGTCATGGGGAACTGagaatatttctgaaaaatatttttgcagttGCTAATTACCAAAAACAATTACAAGTTTCTAATCAGGATCTCATAAGAGACCATTGGAGTGTTTGCACAAggctctttctttcccataatcTCTGGAGGCAAAGAGGGATGCAAAGAAAATGTTCATGTCTGAGCCATGAGGGACAGGCATCAAGTCACTTTATTCTCTGCTTCCTTAGAAGCTTTTATACTACAAAGTGAGTCCTTTCCTAATCTTCATACCATTTAGGCTAACACCATTTAATTTATGAGCATATATGGAATCAGACAATATAACTGAGAAGGATTTTCAAAGAGCtatgagaaaaggaaaacatgctTCTAATAATTTACTTTTAGAAATCAGTAGATCATTTGCACAAATCAATGTCTAACAACATGGAATTTTTTGAggaaacatatttttataatattgtccCACACTAGTAATAAGTAATTAGAACAACattgagagaaaaaagagaaaagtttatATAAGTTtccctcaaaaataaaacaaccaggATCAGGTTTTTAAAAGGCAGATCTACCATTCTTTTAACAGACAAGTCAAAGCTACTTActcaatttctattattttttgcaaaattttcaATTATAAGAATTCATTGATTTTGTCATTAATGAAGAAACCTAATATACAATTGTACCAATCAACCATTTAAATTCACCAAAAACAATTTGATCCTGGCCACTATTCAATCCCTCTGCCTCATTTTACAGGTCAGGAATTATAAACTGATGTACAACCCATACATTACAAACATGCACAAATACAAATTTATACTTTTCACACAgatgcagacacacacacattgtcACTCATAATCCCAAACCCCATATAGTTAAttaaacatctttttttattttttagcaaactttttgtctttatttttacataaatagatcacacaaaatgttacattaaaaaccataagaggttcccatataccccacaccctgccctgctccacccacatcaacatcccctttcatcataaagtcacattcactgcatttggtgcatataccctggagcactgccacactgcatggaccatactttacattgtagttcacccTCTCctgagtccattcagtgggttacggcaggaaaTACtttgtcctgcatctgtccctgcaatatcattcaggacaactccaagtcctcaaaTGCCCCATAtgacacctcttcctccctctccctgtcctcagcaactcccattgcCACCATCTCACCATCaaggatacaatttcttctattggcagtcacagcagttctatagtagaataccagcaagtccaattcaatccatattatattcctccatcctgtggaccctaggatggtgatgtccactccacttctaaatcgagaggggcttagatctcacatgactGGTGGaggtgattttcctgcttgcagttgtagacactcttggttccctggtgtggaggttaaCCATTCTCATCTCctcatcagctgacctgggtacatccaatgaaccagagagtaggtgttgcaactgtgctgaggctaaggccctgctggcacataggcagtccagagattcaagttccctgATAATAagcaaaccccagcaccaaccacagtttcagtaaagtgacagaagaggcctgtgtagagaGGACACATCAGAGTTCCACTCCACCACAGTCaagggcacaaattccaaagtagagcccactggcaagacaatgAACTCCAGAACAATCTGcaatgactgtagaacctgtgcatctccatagccctcaagagcaccagtaccttgggttgtatctgcttgggctgtctctgggaaactgctgagacttgcataagcgtgacccctctgatgagctCCTAACCcattttgaggtctcttagccatataaactcacttgtctttaccatttctgcctttttttcaaggtcttttcctagtggCATCACTGGCTGAGGATTATTACCATCACCAGGaagtctcatccccaggaatcatgtcccatgctggggggaaggtaatgtatttacatactgAATGTTACtcagagagtgaccacatttgagcaacatggagactcttgggaggtaactcttagacaccctgcagctctaggcatagttgaaatttcactcacacaggcacataagcacaatcatcaggatcaatggcccatcattggatcatccttcttgactggtctttgctgttgggcttgggggattgttgctgttccactggggaaagcaacagagctccccaagatgggaactcagcactccttcagttgtcatgtgtaaatctaaccactatgacaatacccaatgaacaactgaacatatctatataccctatatgcatccCCTTAAGAACTCCCACCTATATATCCCCCAGCAATGacatcccacatcagtgctcctcacctgctatagttgaacccatctgtgatcaaaaacatcttcaaaaatgaagcctaatattttgccaaattccattagtaggaaaatgaaatagtattgacaagtttaaagattagaaatagaatacataataatttagaaaacctaaaagaaagtaaaaaataaattgtggtattaaaaaatgaaaaaatatcataaaactttgtttttgacattttgcctttcatcactgtcataGGAGTTGCCCTGCATGTGCGgtgacaaggcaatctcttccattccttccttagtgtctacatccctttttttttttaattttttcttctaaagagatttagatcacagtaaagtcacatatgcaatataggggactcccatatatacaacattaaacccttttccccctttcccagcaaggatctttttacacatggatgttatatttgttacagctgatgtacagatattgaaacataactactgaCCATTCTTCCATTATGCcttatgttatggttta
This window harbors:
- the LOC131276388 gene encoding vomeronasal type-1 receptor 4-like codes for the protein MTSRDLAMGVIVLLLTIFGMLGNFSFFYHYIFLSFTGCRLRSIDLIIKHLIVANSLILLCKGIPQSMAAFGLKYLFNDFICKVVFYLHRLGRGVSIGTTCLLSIFQAIMVSPRNARWAELKLKASKYIGFSLFLCWIVYMLVNIIFVMYMTGSQSTKNTTNKKNFGYCTSVRHDKISDSLYAVLLSVPDALCLGLMLWANGSMVYILYRHKQRVQYIHRKNVSPRSSPESRATHTILVLVSTFVTFYTLSCIFHVCIILLNNPSWWLVNTSALINSCFPALSPFILMFRDPSVFRLHSVK